In the Paenibacillus sp. FSL H7-0357 genome, one interval contains:
- the prfA gene encoding peptide chain release factor 1, with amino-acid sequence MLDRLQSLADRYEKLSELLCDPDVANDSKKLRDYSKEQSDLQPAFEAYTEYKNVMEELEAAKMMQAEKLDDEMKEMVKMEIDDLSSRQTVLEEKIRLLLLPKDPNDEKNVIVEIRGAAGGDEAALFASDLYRMYTRYADAQGWRVELMDVNTNDLGGFKEVIFLINGRGAYSKMKFESGAHRVQRIPATESGGRIHTSTSTVAVMPEAEEFEIEIHDKDIRVDTFCSSGAGGQSVNTTKSAVRVTHVPTGIVATCQDGKSQNSNKEKALQVLRARISDLKRQEEEAKYSGERKSKVGTGDRSERIRTYNFPQSRVTDHRIGLTLHRLEQVMNGDITEIISALSIAEQAELMEKGE; translated from the coding sequence TTGTTGGACCGATTGCAATCCCTGGCGGACCGCTATGAGAAACTCAGTGAACTGCTTTGTGACCCGGATGTTGCAAACGACAGTAAGAAACTGAGGGACTATTCCAAAGAACAATCTGATTTGCAGCCTGCTTTTGAGGCTTATACCGAATATAAGAATGTAATGGAAGAGCTGGAAGCGGCAAAGATGATGCAGGCTGAGAAGCTCGATGATGAAATGAAGGAAATGGTCAAGATGGAAATCGACGACCTGTCCTCACGCCAGACCGTGCTGGAGGAGAAGATCCGCCTTCTGCTGCTGCCTAAAGATCCTAATGATGAGAAGAACGTAATTGTGGAAATCCGCGGCGCTGCCGGCGGAGACGAAGCGGCTCTGTTTGCCTCCGATCTCTACCGCATGTATACCCGTTATGCAGACGCACAAGGCTGGCGCGTAGAGCTGATGGATGTGAATACAAATGACCTGGGCGGCTTCAAGGAGGTCATCTTCCTTATTAACGGCCGTGGTGCCTACAGCAAAATGAAATTCGAAAGCGGAGCACACCGTGTGCAGCGTATTCCTGCGACGGAATCAGGGGGACGTATCCATACGTCTACTTCTACCGTTGCAGTTATGCCTGAAGCTGAAGAATTTGAGATCGAGATTCATGATAAAGACATCCGTGTCGACACCTTCTGCTCCAGTGGTGCAGGCGGACAGTCCGTTAATACTACCAAGTCTGCCGTACGCGTAACCCATGTGCCTACAGGCATCGTGGCTACCTGTCAGGATGGTAAATCGCAGAACTCCAATAAGGAAAAAGCGCTGCAAGTGTTGCGTGCCCGGATCTCAGATCTGAAACGCCAGGAAGAGGAAGCTAAATATTCCGGCGAGCGGAAGAGCAAGGTCGGCACAGGTGACCGCAGTGAGCGTATCCGTACGTACAACTTCCCGCAGAGCCGGGTTACCGATCACCGGATCGGACTTACGCTGCACCGTCTGGAACAAGTAATGAACGGAGATATTACCGAGATTATCTCAGCACTGTCTATTGCGGAACAAGCGGAATTGATGGAAAAAGGAGAATAA